A part of Marinobacter psychrophilus genomic DNA contains:
- a CDS encoding metallophosphatase domain-containing protein, producing the protein MRIVCISDTHSLHRQIPEIPDGDVLVHAGDSLGQGTLENVEDLNEWLGTLPHRHKIVIAGNHDWAFQDTPALAREALTNAVYLEDSGIEIEGVRFWGSPWTPTFMDWAFMLERGKPLYDKWTLIPDNTDVLITHGPPKGFGDEANLGFKCQNVGCDQLLDRVRQLALKAHIFGHIHEGYGEYRLGNTRLVNASTCTLRYQPSNAPVVLELSANEPLPRDQALVDLVRERLSEPSLRIDLDDL; encoded by the coding sequence GTGAGGATTGTTTGTATTTCTGACACCCACAGTCTGCACAGGCAAATACCGGAAATTCCGGACGGCGATGTTTTGGTTCACGCTGGTGACAGCCTGGGGCAAGGCACGCTAGAAAACGTGGAAGATCTAAACGAGTGGCTGGGCACCCTGCCCCATCGACACAAAATCGTGATTGCCGGCAACCACGACTGGGCGTTTCAAGACACGCCGGCGCTGGCTCGGGAGGCACTGACGAACGCCGTTTACCTGGAAGACAGTGGCATTGAAATCGAAGGCGTTCGGTTTTGGGGCTCACCCTGGACACCCACCTTCATGGACTGGGCGTTTATGCTCGAGCGAGGTAAGCCGCTGTATGACAAATGGACGCTGATCCCTGACAACACCGATGTTCTGATCACCCATGGCCCGCCCAAAGGCTTTGGCGATGAGGCGAATCTGGGATTCAAGTGCCAGAACGTAGGGTGTGATCAACTGCTGGACCGAGTCCGACAGCTAGCCCTGAAAGCGCACATCTTCGGACATATTCATGAGGGGTATGGCGAGTATCGCCTGGGCAACACCCGACTGGTTAACGCCAGCACGTGCACCCTCCGGTACCAACCTTCCAATGCGCCCGTGGTGTTGGAACTTTCTGCCAACGAGCCGTTACCGCGTGATCAAGCGCTCGTTGATTTGGTAAGGGAGCGCCTCAGCGAACCAAGCCTGCGTATCGATCTGGATGATCTGTGA
- a CDS encoding RepB family plasmid replication initiator protein, with translation MNQVILPNRLAEASYRLSLLGMRLKILAMSKLTLDNYAFGYADPITITAEEWLRFFPESENPYRDLKRGLKSLVTARVRFPPYREDDKFLKSGEYLSAEGKVVLHFCLLFLKKCF, from the coding sequence ATGAATCAAGTCATTCTGCCTAATCGACTAGCTGAAGCCTCTTACCGATTGTCCCTTTTAGGGATGCGGCTCAAAATATTAGCAATGAGCAAACTGACGTTGGACAATTACGCCTTTGGTTACGCTGATCCCATCACGATTACGGCGGAAGAATGGTTAAGATTTTTTCCAGAGTCCGAAAACCCCTATCGAGACCTGAAACGAGGATTAAAATCCCTTGTTACAGCGAGAGTCAGATTCCCTCCGTACCGAGAAGACGATAAATTCTTGAAAAGTGGAGAATATCTGAGTGCCGAAGGCAAAGTGGTCCTACATTTTTGCCTTTTGTTCCTCAAAAAATGCTTTTGA
- a CDS encoding nucleotidyl transferase AbiEii/AbiGii toxin family protein — protein sequence MKLSEREKAHARIMRAICEVIGAGNKPLVLKGGTALMLCYQIDRFSEDLDFDLLRELKTHLNLESICKDGLKKLNKQGEGIELSKFADLKMTDTTHRARALFKLPGEKMPVSVKLEISARRLPDPSVVQELNGIRVYNIDEIARLKLLAAQANPEMPYRTAARDLHDLAFIASEYEDDLSDETISDLEVFFADTEALMMRYADAYEVDSILNGRLYGDLDVIEKWNDNRGDDSNLILFQP from the coding sequence ATGAAACTGTCTGAGCGCGAAAAAGCCCACGCAAGGATCATGAGGGCGATCTGTGAGGTAATCGGAGCGGGAAATAAGCCTTTGGTGCTGAAGGGTGGCACCGCCTTGATGCTCTGCTACCAGATAGACCGGTTCAGTGAGGATTTGGACTTCGATCTTTTGCGTGAACTGAAAACGCACCTGAACCTTGAAAGCATTTGTAAGGATGGCCTGAAAAAACTTAACAAGCAGGGAGAAGGAATTGAGCTGAGTAAATTTGCTGATCTCAAAATGACTGATACAACCCATCGTGCTCGCGCCTTATTCAAATTGCCGGGGGAAAAGATGCCGGTAAGTGTGAAGCTGGAGATTTCGGCCAGACGGTTACCTGATCCGAGTGTTGTCCAAGAGCTAAACGGTATCAGGGTTTACAACATTGACGAGATAGCCCGACTCAAGTTACTCGCGGCTCAAGCAAACCCGGAGATGCCGTATCGAACAGCAGCAAGGGATCTGCACGACTTGGCGTTTATTGCCAGTGAGTACGAAGATGATCTGTCGGATGAAACTATTAGCGATCTTGAGGTCTTTTTTGCGGATACTGAAGCGCTTATGATGCGCTACGCAGACGCCTATGAGGTGGATAGTATTCTGAATGGGCGCCTTTATGGTGATCTGGATGTTATCGAGAAGTGGAATGATAACCGCGGGGACGACAGCAATTTGATCTTGTTTCAGCCCTGA
- a CDS encoding type II toxin-antitoxin system TacA family antitoxin, whose protein sequence is MKTINNSGRKESRIVARVDDATQQFISAAAELSGMSVSQFLIDAARERAQVVTEQMTKIHVSLDTSNRMLEALDRPVSLSASTIAKVKRYKDVINENRNNHETA, encoded by the coding sequence ATGAAAACTATCAATAACTCTGGGAGAAAGGAGTCACGCATCGTCGCTAGAGTCGACGATGCAACTCAACAATTCATCAGCGCAGCTGCGGAATTGTCTGGCATGAGCGTCAGTCAATTTTTGATAGACGCAGCCCGCGAGCGAGCACAGGTCGTGACAGAGCAGATGACAAAGATACATGTATCTCTCGATACATCGAATCGAATGTTAGAAGCCTTAGACCGTCCTGTCTCTCTCAGCGCAAGCACAATTGCAAAAGTTAAGAGATACAAGGATGTAATCAATGAAAATCGAAACAATCACGAAACAGCATGA
- a CDS encoding 3'-5' exonuclease, whose protein sequence is MNSAYETPVLVVDLEATCWERRLAPSGERQSTHNMEIIEFGCALATRDGELLDSQSFLVRPTLNPVLSEFCKSLTSIQQSMVDAAPVFSEACHLINVWLGQPHEDFLWCSWGNYDRLHIQADGEKHRVFPSLMNYPHLNLKRLWRRTTGQKRKNGMAHALEFHGLALEGHHHRGVDDARNMVRLLPFMDWTLEAELLTPQGEGL, encoded by the coding sequence ATGAATTCCGCCTATGAAACTCCGGTATTAGTTGTTGATCTGGAAGCGACCTGTTGGGAGCGTCGATTAGCACCCTCTGGCGAGCGCCAAAGCACGCATAATATGGAGATTATCGAGTTTGGGTGTGCCCTGGCGACTCGGGACGGCGAGTTGTTGGATAGTCAGTCATTTCTGGTGCGGCCGACACTAAACCCCGTGCTCAGTGAGTTCTGCAAGTCGCTAACGAGCATCCAACAGTCGATGGTCGATGCTGCCCCTGTTTTTTCGGAAGCGTGCCACTTAATAAATGTATGGCTAGGTCAACCCCACGAGGATTTTCTCTGGTGCAGCTGGGGCAACTATGACCGCCTACACATTCAAGCAGACGGCGAGAAGCACAGGGTATTCCCATCGCTGATGAACTACCCGCACTTAAACCTGAAACGACTTTGGCGCCGGACCACGGGGCAAAAACGTAAAAACGGGATGGCCCATGCTCTCGAGTTCCATGGACTGGCGCTGGAAGGGCATCATCACCGCGGCGTAGACGACGCGCGTAACATGGTGCGCTTATTGCCCTTTATGGATTGGACGTTAGAAGCGGAATTGTTAACCCCACAGGGGGAAGGCCTGTGA
- a CDS encoding helix-turn-helix domain-containing protein, which yields MGRMVTTVLGMVADMELKFIKDRQRAGIELAKTKGTYKGRQKSVDDADIRKRIENRETKAQVARELGASRMTVYRALNK from the coding sequence ATGGGTCGTATGGTGACCACTGTTCTTGGCATGGTTGCGGATATGGAGCTGAAGTTTATTAAAGACCGGCAGCGCGCCGGAATTGAGTTAGCGAAGACTAAAGGCACCTATAAAGGTCGCCAAAAAAGTGTCGATGACGCCGATATTCGAAAACGTATAGAAAACAGAGAAACAAAGGCCCAGGTTGCCAGAGAATTGGGAGCTTCACGAATGACCGTTTATCGGGCTCTCAACAAATAG
- a CDS encoding LexA family protein has protein sequence MPCILLGDSSSFLRLNIPLFLERVSAGFPSPAEDYIEKTLDLNELCVQHPAATFFVRVEGESMIGAGIFPGDVLVVDRSLRAQHGDIIIASLESEMTVKELHLNPPPVYLLPRNPAYQPILIEEGMVLEVFGVVTNVVRSLKRGGKS, from the coding sequence ATGCCCTGCATTTTGCTTGGTGACTCCAGCTCGTTCTTGCGCCTCAACATCCCGCTCTTCCTTGAGCGAGTGTCCGCGGGTTTTCCTTCGCCTGCTGAGGACTATATTGAGAAAACCCTCGACCTGAATGAGCTGTGCGTTCAGCATCCGGCCGCTACTTTTTTTGTGCGAGTTGAGGGGGAGTCGATGATCGGCGCGGGAATCTTTCCCGGTGATGTGCTGGTGGTCGACCGGTCTTTGCGCGCGCAGCACGGTGACATCATTATCGCCAGCCTGGAGTCTGAGATGACTGTTAAAGAACTGCACCTCAACCCTCCGCCGGTTTACCTGCTGCCACGAAATCCTGCATATCAGCCCATTCTGATTGAAGAGGGCATGGTGCTGGAGGTCTTTGGTGTGGTCACCAATGTCGTTCGGTCACTCAAGCGGGGAGGAAAGTCATAA
- a CDS encoding helix-turn-helix domain-containing protein, translating to MSTAVSLKEMSQPFYEELGRSIALARGTESGSELSDRVDISRRTLTKIEKGDPSVAFGSYCAVAQALGLQWLFDLVMTSPASNPSVPQHYLTGASALSLAKEGEMPALWYSSSLSNPSRWQIAGVGINGASHLLGAHELWDATEEIKSLGVNVARIWSATHERALFDLMYHFFEVRQKPMPNIQVSDIDDVVNMGKVQQWVKDFRPFLSSKGASTMLKWINH from the coding sequence ATGAGTACGGCCGTATCATTAAAGGAGATGTCGCAGCCCTTCTATGAAGAATTGGGGCGCTCTATTGCTTTGGCTCGGGGCACGGAAAGTGGCAGCGAACTTTCTGACCGCGTTGATATATCACGGCGGACGCTGACGAAAATTGAAAAGGGTGATCCTTCGGTAGCATTTGGCAGTTACTGTGCTGTCGCTCAGGCATTAGGTCTTCAGTGGCTGTTTGATTTGGTCATGACCTCGCCTGCGTCCAATCCTTCGGTTCCACAGCACTACCTCACCGGGGCCTCAGCACTATCACTTGCTAAAGAAGGCGAAATGCCGGCGCTCTGGTATTCATCATCATTGTCCAATCCAAGTCGTTGGCAGATAGCCGGTGTAGGCATCAATGGCGCCAGTCATCTTCTCGGGGCTCATGAGCTCTGGGATGCGACAGAAGAAATCAAAAGTCTCGGGGTCAATGTTGCACGGATCTGGTCAGCGACACATGAGCGTGCGTTGTTCGATCTGATGTATCACTTCTTCGAAGTGCGCCAGAAACCAATGCCTAACATCCAAGTCAGCGATATCGATGATGTGGTGAACATGGGCAAGGTTCAGCAGTGGGTGAAGGACTTTCGCCCGTTCCTATCTTCTAAGGGGGCAAGCACGATGCTCAAGTGGATAAATCATTAG
- a CDS encoding nucleotidyltransferase domain-containing protein — translation MTVEELITQLKTLPPDTPVLVEGYETGFDDIIELVPRPAVRYRNAQEWGGEVPSAGTISLIQRLQPSRPLLFWGVKEPGDKAMSERKSYSLKELVAHCDLSAPVPAELQAWEQAAPVGYGQMVLVNQVDIREPILTFAEALSKEFDVVQLVLYGSRARGDYCAESDTNVAVLLRGENEGLREFVDVKLALASVAYEILLVTGVRIRPHPVWEAEWSNPERSRPVDLEVLERIASEGIVVWQA, via the coding sequence ATGACGGTCGAAGAATTAATCACACAGCTGAAAACCTTGCCACCGGATACACCGGTTCTGGTCGAGGGTTATGAAACCGGGTTTGACGATATTATCGAGCTAGTGCCCCGGCCGGCTGTTCGGTATCGGAATGCTCAGGAGTGGGGTGGCGAAGTACCAAGCGCCGGAACGATTTCTCTGATTCAGAGGCTGCAACCCTCCAGGCCGCTGTTATTCTGGGGCGTAAAGGAACCAGGAGATAAAGCCATGTCGGAACGAAAATCCTATAGCTTGAAAGAGTTGGTGGCCCATTGTGATCTAAGTGCGCCAGTGCCTGCAGAGCTTCAGGCCTGGGAACAGGCGGCACCCGTTGGCTATGGACAAATGGTTCTCGTCAACCAGGTTGATATTCGCGAACCCATTCTGACGTTCGCTGAAGCCCTTTCAAAAGAATTCGATGTTGTCCAGCTGGTTTTGTACGGTAGCCGGGCTCGCGGTGACTACTGCGCGGAAAGCGATACCAATGTGGCGGTCTTATTGCGCGGAGAAAATGAGGGGCTCAGAGAGTTTGTTGATGTGAAGCTCGCCCTTGCCAGCGTGGCTTATGAAATTTTGTTGGTAACGGGTGTTCGTATCCGGCCACATCCGGTTTGGGAGGCCGAATGGTCAAACCCTGAGCGATCGCGGCCTGTCGATTTGGAGGTTTTAGAGAGGATTGCCAGTGAGGGCATTGTCGTCTGGCAGGCCTGA